A single region of the Nocardioides aquaticus genome encodes:
- a CDS encoding glycosyl hydrolase — protein sequence MNRFNRALKTTSPSSHAPLPAVPPAAPTAAVRRRALLGAAAAGTGATAVARPAAAARGKGPATPGVALGLPRALARDFARPGLATAAGFRWWWPHGKVDPAEIAREVDQVADAGFGILEVADVTHSLRARDIEIDLGTHGWGTPSWVAGVKAALRQADRRGVRVDITVGPSWPAAVSTITPDDEAACTELVHGRADVLAGATFEGALPEPVVEPSTYATTRTLLAVQALRTLGPADRNGQPLDATSLVDLTDEVVDDTVTWTAPAEPADATWVLLAYWVRGSGQEPEAGPHTDPRSFVVDHFSAAGSQAVVDLWEDRILDPAMRRLLGRAGGYLFEDSLEIETDATIWTPRLLEEFERRAGYDLRAYLPAVLEVDEKYVFVLDTPTTTRVRDDYNQVLSDLYRDHHLLVLRAFARTLGMGLRVQPYGLETDTVEHAALLDQPETESLGFKNLDDYRVMAGGRDLGRRTVLSCEAACYFGAAYSTTWERALKTLNSIMAAGVNQAVLHGFAYADAPGVTWPGFAAFSPYYDGAVGYGEAWGPRTPQWRHMPDVAGYLARTQLVLQTGRPTYDVVFLRQKGWASTGIGPFWTTREGVPIGWSHSFVTTALLDLPGVEVEDGVLAPGGPAYKAMVVGPDQFRGQELTIEVAAARRLRDFAAAGLPVVLLGDWTQAQPVGLAQDGETEEVRSLMVEVIAASTTRVVTDQYDIPGALADLGVARDVEHEFSDLMHVRRRVGKGTKAVDLYYLANAKHAENRPLNPLAQDVWLTAANPAAVPVLLDAWTGATTPVAVWQREGDRVRVRVDLTGGQSTVVALVPPAGRRPVAAVGTDADELFVRGRDLVARTTTAGRVSATRAGGRVLSSRVKRVREPVELTGWDLEVEDWQPGATATQTTRTRRRLRVETLGPWSTLPGLEDVSGVGRYTTTVGLGRDWTPEDGAVLDLGAVEDTFRVTVNGKDVGPCDWLDPRVDVGPYLRKGRNTIEVEVTTTLLNRLRTVTPDVYGVAPRQAYGLLGPVRLVPYVDRRLR from the coding sequence GTGAATCGATTCAATCGGGCTCTGAAGACCACGTCCCCCTCCTCCCACGCCCCTCTTCCGGCCGTCCCCCCGGCTGCTCCCACGGCCGCCGTCCGGCGCCGCGCCCTGCTCGGCGCCGCCGCGGCCGGAACCGGCGCCACCGCCGTGGCGCGCCCGGCGGCCGCGGCCCGGGGCAAGGGCCCGGCGACCCCGGGTGTCGCGCTCGGCCTGCCGCGGGCGCTGGCGCGCGACTTCGCCCGTCCCGGGCTGGCCACCGCGGCCGGCTTCCGCTGGTGGTGGCCGCACGGCAAGGTCGACCCGGCCGAGATCGCCCGCGAGGTCGACCAGGTGGCCGACGCCGGCTTCGGCATCCTCGAGGTCGCCGACGTCACCCACAGCCTGCGCGCCCGGGACATCGAGATCGACCTCGGCACCCACGGCTGGGGCACCCCGTCCTGGGTGGCCGGGGTCAAGGCCGCCCTGCGCCAGGCCGACCGACGCGGGGTGCGGGTCGACATCACCGTCGGGCCCTCCTGGCCGGCCGCGGTCTCCACGATCACCCCCGACGACGAGGCCGCCTGTACCGAGCTGGTCCACGGCCGGGCCGACGTGCTCGCCGGCGCGACCTTCGAGGGCGCCCTGCCCGAGCCCGTGGTGGAGCCCTCGACCTACGCCACGACCCGGACGCTCCTCGCCGTCCAGGCACTCCGCACGCTCGGCCCGGCCGACCGGAACGGGCAGCCGCTCGACGCGACCTCGCTGGTCGACCTGACCGACGAGGTCGTCGACGACACGGTGACCTGGACCGCGCCGGCCGAGCCGGCCGACGCCACCTGGGTGCTGCTGGCCTACTGGGTCCGCGGCTCCGGCCAGGAGCCCGAGGCGGGGCCTCACACCGACCCCCGCTCCTTCGTCGTCGACCACTTCAGCGCCGCGGGCTCGCAGGCCGTCGTCGACCTGTGGGAGGACCGCATCCTCGACCCCGCCATGCGGCGCCTGCTGGGCAGGGCCGGCGGCTACCTCTTCGAGGACTCCCTCGAGATCGAGACCGACGCGACGATCTGGACGCCGCGGCTGCTCGAGGAGTTCGAGCGGCGCGCGGGCTACGACCTGCGGGCCTACCTGCCGGCGGTGCTCGAGGTGGACGAGAAGTACGTCTTCGTGCTCGACACCCCCACGACCACCCGGGTCCGCGACGACTACAACCAGGTCCTCTCCGACCTCTACCGCGACCACCACCTGCTCGTGCTGCGCGCCTTCGCGCGCACCCTCGGCATGGGTCTGCGCGTGCAGCCGTACGGCCTCGAGACCGACACCGTCGAGCACGCCGCACTGCTCGACCAGCCCGAGACCGAGTCGCTGGGGTTCAAGAACCTCGACGACTACCGGGTGATGGCCGGAGGTCGCGACCTCGGCCGTCGCACGGTCCTGTCCTGCGAGGCCGCGTGCTACTTCGGCGCGGCCTACAGCACCACCTGGGAGCGGGCGCTCAAGACGCTGAACAGCATCATGGCCGCCGGGGTGAACCAGGCCGTCCTGCACGGCTTCGCCTACGCCGACGCCCCCGGCGTGACCTGGCCGGGGTTCGCCGCGTTCTCGCCCTACTACGACGGCGCCGTCGGCTACGGCGAGGCCTGGGGCCCGCGCACGCCCCAGTGGCGGCACATGCCCGACGTCGCCGGCTACCTCGCCCGCACCCAGCTGGTCCTGCAGACCGGGCGGCCGACCTACGACGTCGTGTTCCTGCGCCAGAAGGGGTGGGCCTCCACCGGGATCGGGCCGTTCTGGACCACGCGGGAGGGGGTCCCGATCGGCTGGTCGCACTCCTTCGTCACCACCGCGCTGCTCGACCTGCCCGGGGTCGAGGTGGAGGACGGGGTGCTCGCCCCGGGCGGCCCGGCGTACAAGGCGATGGTCGTCGGCCCGGACCAGTTCCGCGGCCAGGAGCTCACCATCGAGGTCGCGGCCGCCCGTCGGCTGCGCGACTTCGCCGCCGCCGGCCTGCCGGTGGTGCTGCTCGGCGACTGGACGCAGGCGCAGCCGGTCGGGCTGGCCCAGGACGGCGAGACCGAGGAGGTCCGCTCCCTGATGGTCGAGGTCATCGCCGCCTCGACCACGCGGGTCGTGACGGACCAGTACGACATCCCCGGCGCGCTCGCCGACCTCGGCGTGGCCCGGGACGTGGAGCACGAGTTCTCCGACCTGATGCACGTGCGTCGTCGGGTCGGGAAGGGGACGAAGGCGGTCGACCTGTACTACCTGGCCAACGCCAAGCATGCCGAGAACCGGCCGCTGAACCCGCTCGCCCAGGACGTCTGGCTCACCGCCGCGAACCCCGCCGCGGTGCCGGTGCTGCTCGACGCGTGGACCGGGGCGACGACGCCGGTCGCGGTGTGGCAGCGCGAGGGCGACCGGGTGCGGGTCCGGGTCGACCTGACCGGCGGGCAGTCCACCGTCGTCGCGCTGGTGCCTCCGGCGGGACGCAGGCCGGTCGCGGCGGTCGGCACGGACGCCGACGAGCTGTTCGTCCGGGGACGCGACCTCGTCGCCCGGACGACGACGGCGGGCCGGGTCTCGGCGACCCGCGCCGGGGGAAGGGTGCTCTCGTCCCGGGTCAAGCGGGTGCGGGAGCCGGTCGAGCTGACCGGCTGGGACCTCGAGGTCGAGGACTGGCAGCCGGGCGCGACCGCCACGCAGACCACGCGCACCAGGCGCCGGCTGCGGGTCGAGACCCTCGGCCCCTGGAGCACGCTGCCCGGCCTCGAGGACGTCTCCGGTGTCGGCCGCTACACCACCACTGTCGGCCTCGGTCGCGACTGGACCCCGGAGGACGGCGCCGTGCTCGACCTCGGCGCCGTCGAGGACACCTTCCGGGTGACGGTCAACGGCAAGGACGTCGGGCCGTGCGACTGGCTGGACCCGCGGGTCGACGTCGGGCCGTACCTGCGCAAGGGGCGCAACACGATCGAGGTCGAGGTGACCACCACGCTGCTCAACCGCTTGCGCACGGTCACCCCGGACGTCTACGGGGTGGCCCCGCGCCAGGCGTACGGGCTGCTGGGCCCGGTGCGGCTGGTGCCGTACGTCGACCGTCGCCTGCGGTGA
- a CDS encoding lactate utilization protein B has translation MPPFPTAARQALADTQLRHNLAHATGTIRAKRAKVVGEVEHWEDLRLAGAAVKARALADLETNLVRLEESLTAQGATVHWARDAAEACEVVARVARSHDVDEVVKVKSMATQEIELNEALQAQGIAAWETDLAELIVQLGDDLPSHILVPAIHRNRAEIREIFRSKMAGSGRPAPDDLTDEPAVLAGAARQHLREKFLRAKVAVSGANFAVAETGTLVVVESEGNGRMCLTLPEVLVSVVGIEKVVPTFAELDPLLRLLPRSSTGERMNPYTSMWTGVTPGDGPQEVHVVLVDNGRTRALADEVGRQALRCIRCSACLNVCPVYERTGGHAYGSVYPGPIGAILNPLMRGQGDPQVDSLPYASSLCGACFEVCPVRIDIPEVLVHLRSKVVDAHRDDRVPKAEAVAMKSTAWAFTDAKRLAAGERLSGLAGRVLTRVGKARLPGGRATAGRLPGPGAAWTGARDMPAPPRESFRAWWRRTDGGRSEGSGQSEQKGGE, from the coding sequence ATGCCGCCGTTCCCGACCGCGGCCCGCCAGGCCCTGGCCGACACCCAGCTGCGCCACAACCTGGCCCACGCCACCGGCACGATCCGCGCCAAGCGCGCCAAGGTGGTCGGCGAGGTCGAGCACTGGGAGGACCTCCGCCTGGCCGGGGCCGCGGTGAAGGCCCGCGCGCTGGCCGACCTCGAGACCAACCTGGTCCGTCTCGAGGAGTCGCTGACCGCACAGGGCGCGACCGTGCACTGGGCGCGCGACGCCGCCGAGGCGTGCGAGGTCGTCGCCCGGGTGGCCCGCAGCCACGACGTCGACGAGGTCGTCAAGGTCAAGTCGATGGCCACCCAGGAGATCGAGCTCAACGAGGCGCTGCAGGCGCAGGGCATCGCCGCCTGGGAGACCGACCTCGCCGAGCTGATCGTCCAGCTCGGCGACGACCTGCCCAGCCACATCCTGGTGCCGGCGATCCACCGCAACCGCGCCGAGATCCGCGAGATCTTCCGCTCCAAGATGGCCGGCTCCGGCCGGCCCGCCCCCGACGACCTCACCGACGAGCCCGCCGTGCTCGCCGGGGCGGCCCGCCAGCACCTGCGTGAGAAGTTCCTGCGCGCCAAGGTGGCGGTGTCCGGGGCCAACTTCGCCGTCGCCGAGACCGGCACCCTGGTGGTCGTCGAGTCCGAGGGCAACGGGCGGATGTGCCTGACGCTGCCGGAGGTGCTGGTCAGCGTGGTCGGCATCGAGAAGGTGGTGCCGACCTTCGCCGAGCTCGACCCGCTGCTGCGGCTGCTGCCGCGCTCCTCGACCGGCGAGCGGATGAACCCGTACACCTCGATGTGGACCGGGGTCACGCCCGGCGACGGCCCGCAGGAGGTGCACGTCGTGCTCGTCGACAACGGGCGCACCCGCGCGCTCGCCGACGAGGTCGGCCGCCAGGCGCTGCGCTGCATCCGCTGCTCGGCCTGCCTCAACGTGTGCCCGGTCTACGAGCGCACCGGCGGGCACGCGTACGGCTCGGTCTACCCCGGTCCGATCGGGGCCATCCTGAACCCGCTGATGCGTGGTCAGGGCGACCCCCAGGTCGACTCGCTGCCGTACGCCTCGTCGCTCTGCGGCGCGTGCTTCGAGGTCTGCCCGGTGCGCATCGACATCCCCGAGGTGCTGGTGCACCTGCGCTCGAAGGTCGTCGACGCCCACCGCGACGACCGGGTGCCGAAGGCGGAGGCCGTGGCCATGAAGAGCACCGCCTGGGCGTTCACCGACGCGAAGCGGCTGGCGGCGGGCGAGCGGCTGTCCGGCCTGGCCGGGCGGGTCCTGACCCGGGTCGGCAAGGCCCGGCTGCCCGGTGGGCGGGCGACCGCAGGCCGGTTGCCGGGCCCCGGTGCCGCGTGGACCGGGGCGCGCGACATGCCGGCCCCGCCGCGCGAGTCGTTCCGGGCGTGGTGGCGCCGTACCGACGGAGGCCGGTCCGAGGGCTCCGGGCAGTCCGAGCAGAAGGGCGGCGAGTGA
- a CDS encoding LutC/YkgG family protein: MQRVSRDQAREEILGRVRAALADVSPEDRATPAPTPPPGVRLEGDALLDRFVERVEDYKATVRRCAPDDLAATVAEALASLGEGARAVVPAGLEVDVPGAVSDDALTSYELDDVEAVVTAARVGIAETGTIVLDHGPDQGRRAISLVPDLHVCIVRTDQVVADVPDAVAGLDPTRAMTWISGPSATSDIELDRVEGVHGPRTLHVVLVG, from the coding sequence GTGCAGCGAGTGTCTCGAGACCAGGCGCGGGAGGAGATCCTCGGCCGCGTCCGTGCGGCCCTGGCCGACGTCTCGCCCGAGGACCGGGCAACGCCGGCGCCGACGCCGCCCCCGGGCGTACGCCTCGAGGGTGACGCGCTGCTGGACCGGTTCGTCGAGCGGGTGGAGGACTACAAGGCGACCGTGCGTCGCTGCGCCCCCGACGACCTCGCGGCCACCGTCGCCGAGGCGCTCGCGTCCCTGGGCGAGGGTGCGCGTGCGGTGGTGCCGGCCGGCCTCGAGGTGGACGTGCCGGGCGCCGTCAGCGACGACGCGCTGACCTCCTACGAGCTCGACGACGTCGAGGCCGTGGTCACCGCGGCCCGGGTCGGGATCGCCGAGACCGGGACGATCGTGCTCGACCACGGACCGGACCAGGGCCGTCGGGCGATCAGCCTCGTGCCCGACCTGCACGTCTGCATCGTGCGCACCGACCAGGTCGTCGCCGACGTCCCCGACGCCGTCGCGGGGCTGGACCCGACCCGGGCGATGACCTGGATCAGCGGCCCGTCGGCCACCAGCGACATCGAGCTCGACCGGGTCGAGGGCGTGCACGGGCCGCGGACGCTGCACGTGGTGCTGGTGGGCTGA
- a CDS encoding TIGR03086 family metal-binding protein: protein MSTFEMTGAASAMATVVRGVRDDQLGGPTPCPAYRVGDLAEHVGGLTVAFVHAARKTDLPGEAGPGDAARLEDGWRDRVVADLDELVGAWQDADAWTGTTMAGPVEMPAPAAALVVLDELVVHAWDLAVATGQPYAPDPLDVAACQSFVDQFDPPEADGGLFGPPVPVAPDASPLDRLLGRTGRDPAWRPA from the coding sequence ATGAGCACCTTCGAGATGACCGGCGCGGCGAGCGCGATGGCGACCGTGGTGAGGGGCGTGCGTGACGACCAGCTGGGCGGGCCGACGCCCTGCCCGGCGTACCGCGTCGGGGACCTCGCCGAGCACGTCGGCGGCCTGACGGTCGCGTTCGTCCACGCCGCCCGCAAGACCGATCTGCCGGGGGAGGCCGGTCCGGGCGACGCCGCCCGCCTCGAGGACGGCTGGCGCGACCGCGTCGTGGCCGACCTGGACGAGCTCGTCGGCGCGTGGCAGGACGCCGACGCCTGGACGGGGACCACGATGGCCGGTCCGGTCGAGATGCCGGCCCCCGCCGCTGCCCTGGTCGTCCTCGACGAGCTCGTGGTCCACGCCTGGGACCTCGCCGTCGCGACCGGGCAGCCCTACGCACCCGACCCGCTCGACGTCGCCGCCTGCCAGTCCTTCGTCGACCAGTTCGACCCGCCCGAGGCCGACGGCGGGTTGTTCGGCCCGCCGGTGCCGGTCGCGCCGGACGCGAGCCCGCTCGACCGGCTCCTCGGCCGGACGGGTCGCGACCCCGCCTGGCGCCCGGCCTGA
- a CDS encoding MFS transporter, which yields MATTTDTRTGHLPGTPAYRRLNVAMVLVGLAAFGILYATQPILPQLGDEYGVDAPRASLTVSAATGALALLVIPATAIGLRIGRVRTIRWGLLAAVALTMVAAAAPTFGLLVAARGLAGAALAGVVAVAMGHVAAEVHPSGLAGAMGLYVAGNSLGGVSGRLVTSAAADLGGWRVALAVLGVVAAVVTALVWRFTEDTGPAPDAAPALTADGGTAARPGVLALLREPSVVAVLLLPFVLMGGFVATYNYLSFRLAAAPFDLPAAVVGLVFLAYLAGTVSSAVAGRAAQRYGRARVLALGVVVMGLGLALTLPDRLPLVVAGLVVLTAGFFAAHAVASGWAPVLGAAAPARASALYVAMYYAGSSLFGALVGLAWHAGGWDATAASVGVLVTLALLLVGVAARTRRG from the coding sequence GTGGCGACCACGACCGACACCCGGACCGGGCACCTGCCCGGGACGCCCGCGTACCGGCGCCTGAACGTCGCGATGGTGCTGGTCGGGCTGGCCGCCTTCGGCATCCTCTACGCCACCCAGCCGATCCTCCCGCAGCTCGGGGACGAGTACGGCGTGGACGCCCCGCGCGCGAGCCTCACCGTCTCCGCGGCGACCGGGGCGCTGGCCCTGCTGGTCATCCCGGCCACGGCCATCGGGCTGCGGATCGGCCGCGTCCGGACCATCCGGTGGGGACTGCTGGCGGCCGTCGCGCTGACCATGGTCGCGGCCGCGGCGCCCACGTTCGGCCTCCTCGTCGCCGCCCGCGGCCTGGCCGGGGCCGCGCTGGCCGGCGTCGTCGCGGTCGCGATGGGACACGTCGCCGCCGAGGTGCACCCCAGCGGGCTGGCCGGCGCGATGGGTCTCTACGTCGCCGGCAACTCCCTGGGCGGGGTCTCGGGCCGGCTGGTGACCTCGGCCGCCGCCGACCTCGGCGGCTGGCGGGTCGCGCTGGCGGTGCTCGGCGTCGTCGCCGCGGTCGTGACCGCCCTGGTCTGGCGCTTCACCGAGGACACCGGGCCCGCGCCCGACGCGGCGCCGGCCCTGACCGCGGACGGCGGGACCGCCGCACGCCCGGGGGTCCTCGCCCTGCTCCGCGAGCCCTCGGTCGTGGCGGTGCTGCTCCTGCCGTTCGTGCTGATGGGCGGCTTCGTGGCCACCTACAACTACCTGTCGTTCCGGCTGGCCGCCGCGCCGTTCGACCTGCCGGCCGCGGTGGTCGGGCTGGTGTTCCTGGCCTACCTCGCCGGCACGGTCTCCTCGGCGGTCGCCGGGCGTGCGGCGCAGCGGTACGGTCGCGCCCGCGTGCTCGCGCTCGGCGTCGTGGTGATGGGCCTCGGCCTTGCCCTGACGCTGCCGGACCGGCTGCCGCTCGTGGTGGCCGGGCTGGTCGTGCTGACCGCCGGGTTCTTCGCCGCCCACGCCGTCGCCAGCGGGTGGGCGCCGGTGCTCGGCGCCGCCGCTCCCGCGCGCGCCTCGGCGCTCTACGTCGCGATGTACTACGCCGGCTCCAGCCTCTTCGGCGCCCTGGTCGGGCTGGCCTGGCACGCCGGCGGGTGGGACGCCACCGCCGCCTCGGTCGGGGTGCTGGTGACGCTGGCGCTGCTGCTGGTCGGCGTGGCCGCCCGCACCCGCCGCGGCTGA
- a CDS encoding D-arabinono-1,4-lactone oxidase, which yields MTTTSGTTTAAETTPPTHNWAGNLRYGFARHLRPRTLGELQEQVAAEPRLRVIGSRHSFTAITDGEVALSLAGLPDDVEVDADTRTVTCSGGATFGALAASLEAHGLALANLASLPHISVAGAVATGTHGSGAGLGNLATAVRALTFVTADGALRTVTRGEPDFAGAVVHLGALGVVHRVALDVEPAYEVAQTVHPGLGWDVAEPRLREALGAAYSVSLFTDWGPAGVTAWVKRRVGADPLAGTTSDFLGARAATTPQHPVPGEDPVACTAQLGAPGSWAERLPHFRMGFTPSSGEEIQSEWHVPAEHGPAAVAALRAVHDEIAPLLMISEIRAVAADDLWLSPMQGRDTVSLHFTWVRDQAGVEAAARVVERALAAYDPRPHWGKLYSHSPAVLASYPQADAFRELRERWDPEHVFTNDWTARLLD from the coding sequence GTGACCACCACGAGCGGAACCACGACCGCGGCCGAGACCACGCCCCCGACCCACAACTGGGCCGGCAACCTGCGCTACGGCTTCGCCCGGCACCTGCGTCCCCGCACCCTGGGCGAGCTCCAGGAGCAGGTCGCGGCCGAGCCGCGGCTGCGGGTGATCGGGTCGCGGCACTCCTTCACCGCGATCACCGACGGCGAGGTGGCGCTCAGCCTCGCCGGGCTCCCCGACGACGTCGAGGTCGACGCGGACACGAGGACGGTGACCTGCTCCGGCGGCGCCACCTTCGGCGCGCTCGCCGCCTCGCTCGAGGCGCACGGGCTGGCCCTGGCCAACCTGGCCTCCCTGCCGCACATCTCGGTCGCCGGCGCGGTCGCGACCGGTACGCACGGCTCGGGCGCGGGGCTGGGCAACCTGGCCACGGCCGTCCGCGCGCTCACGTTCGTCACCGCCGACGGCGCGCTGCGTACCGTCACCCGCGGCGAGCCCGACTTCGCCGGTGCCGTGGTCCACCTCGGCGCGCTCGGGGTCGTCCACCGGGTCGCCCTCGACGTGGAGCCGGCCTACGAGGTGGCGCAGACCGTGCACCCCGGGCTCGGCTGGGACGTCGCCGAGCCGCGGCTGCGCGAGGCGCTCGGGGCGGCGTACTCCGTCAGCCTCTTCACCGACTGGGGCCCCGCCGGGGTAACCGCCTGGGTCAAGCGTCGCGTCGGTGCGGACCCCCTGGCCGGCACGACCTCGGACTTCCTGGGCGCCCGCGCCGCCACCACGCCGCAGCACCCCGTGCCGGGCGAGGACCCGGTCGCCTGCACGGCGCAGCTCGGGGCGCCCGGCTCGTGGGCGGAGCGGCTGCCGCACTTCCGGATGGGGTTCACCCCGAGCAGCGGCGAGGAGATCCAGAGCGAGTGGCACGTGCCCGCCGAGCACGGTCCCGCCGCCGTCGCGGCGCTCCGCGCCGTCCACGACGAGATCGCGCCGCTGCTGATGATCAGCGAGATCCGCGCGGTGGCCGCCGACGACCTGTGGCTCAGCCCGATGCAGGGCCGCGACACGGTCTCGTTGCACTTCACCTGGGTCCGCGACCAGGCCGGCGTCGAGGCCGCCGCCCGGGTGGTCGAGCGGGCGCTGGCGGCGTACGACCCCCGCCCGCACTGGGGCAAGCTCTACTCCCACTCCCCCGCCGTGCTGGCGTCGTACCCGCAGGCAGACGCGTTCCGCGAGCTGCGCGAGCGGTGGGACCCCGAGCACGTGTTCACCAACGACTGGACCGCCCGGCTGCTCGACTGA
- a CDS encoding SigE family RNA polymerase sigma factor: MRDEAAFVEFAEAVRGRLRRTAYLMCGDWDRASDHVQEGLIRVYVAWPRLTRAGGEYAYARKAVTSAFLDSARRRSSTEVLTEHDRDVPSGHDLAGSVTERAAVMAALADLPPRQRACVVLRYVEDLSVADTAALLGCTEGTVKSQTSRALASLRTMLDAAPTGGLTTEGATSW; this comes from the coding sequence ATGCGTGACGAGGCGGCGTTCGTCGAGTTCGCCGAGGCGGTGCGCGGACGGCTGCGCCGCACGGCGTACCTGATGTGCGGTGACTGGGACCGTGCCTCGGACCACGTCCAGGAGGGCCTGATCCGGGTCTACGTCGCCTGGCCGCGGCTGACGAGGGCCGGGGGCGAGTACGCCTACGCCCGCAAGGCCGTGACGAGCGCGTTCCTCGACAGCGCCCGGCGGCGCTCGAGCACCGAGGTGCTCACCGAGCACGACCGCGACGTGCCCTCGGGCCACGACCTCGCGGGGTCCGTGACCGAGCGGGCGGCGGTGATGGCGGCCCTGGCCGACCTGCCGCCGCGGCAGCGGGCGTGCGTGGTGCTGCGGTACGTCGAGGACCTCAGCGTCGCCGACACCGCCGCGCTCCTGGGATGCACCGAGGGGACGGTGAAGAGCCAGACGTCCCGCGCGCTGGCCTCGCTCCGGACCATGCTCGACGCCGCGCCGACCGGCGGGCTCACGACCGAAGGAGCGACATCGTGGTGA
- a CDS encoding RDD family protein, with the protein MSSSQQPPPAPPHDPTGPRADASAGLRVGALGLDTLLVMVPLFVVSALLFGQSRARDGAVSLSLSGLPFLLTVLVAAVYFFACELAWGQTLGKKLVGIRVVSEKGPQRTAGQVLVRTLLRVVDGFGFYLVAFVAVLASAKNQRIGDMAASTRVVRAR; encoded by the coding sequence ATGAGCTCCAGCCAGCAGCCGCCCCCGGCACCGCCCCACGACCCGACGGGGCCGCGCGCGGACGCCTCGGCCGGGCTGCGCGTCGGTGCGCTCGGCCTGGACACCCTGCTGGTGATGGTGCCGCTCTTCGTGGTCTCCGCCCTGCTGTTCGGACAGAGCCGGGCCCGGGACGGCGCGGTGAGCCTGTCGCTGAGCGGGCTGCCGTTCCTGCTGACCGTCCTGGTGGCGGCGGTCTACTTCTTCGCCTGCGAGCTCGCCTGGGGACAGACCCTGGGCAAGAAGCTGGTCGGCATCCGTGTGGTCTCCGAGAAGGGTCCGCAGCGCACCGCCGGGCAGGTGCTCGTACGGACGCTGCTGCGCGTGGTCGACGGCTTCGGGTTCTACCTCGTCGCGTTCGTGGCGGTGCTGGCCAGCGCGAAGAACCAACGGATCGGTGACATGGCGGCGTCCACGCGGGTGGTCCGAGCCCGATGA
- a CDS encoding aldose epimerase family protein, with protein MLDTFGSLPDGRPVHRIVLGGGSGVGDGAELHLLTLGSTVHRLVVTGGDGVRRDVVLGYPDVASYVAGGDYVGAVVGRYANRIARGRFVLDGEVHVVGAHDRGNSLHGGPDGFDQRLWDLVEVGPDEHRPTYAVLRLDSPDGDQGFPGTLQVEARWEVDGDTVRLTFTATTDRATVVNLSTHAYVNLDGGGSVDDHELRVPATAFLPVDTTGVPLGEHAPVDGTPFDLREPRRVGDVARDPHPQVAAGQGLDHDLVVDGEGERVVAEVVSARTRTRLRVLADRPGLQVYTGNFLDGSVVGRDGALLRQGDGLALEPQLHPDTPNHEGEPGWPSAVLRPGETYRTSIAWELSAL; from the coding sequence GTGCTCGACACCTTCGGCTCCCTCCCGGACGGCCGCCCCGTCCACCGCATCGTCCTGGGCGGTGGCAGCGGCGTCGGTGACGGGGCCGAGCTGCACCTGCTGACCCTCGGCTCGACCGTCCACCGCCTCGTCGTCACCGGCGGTGACGGGGTGCGCCGCGACGTCGTCCTGGGCTACCCCGACGTCGCGTCCTACGTCGCCGGCGGCGACTACGTCGGCGCCGTCGTCGGGCGGTACGCCAACCGGATCGCGCGGGGACGGTTCGTGCTCGACGGCGAGGTGCACGTGGTCGGCGCGCACGACCGGGGCAACAGCCTGCACGGCGGGCCCGACGGCTTCGACCAGCGGCTGTGGGACCTCGTCGAGGTCGGGCCGGACGAGCACCGACCGACGTACGCCGTGCTCCGTCTCGACAGCCCCGACGGTGACCAGGGCTTCCCCGGCACGCTGCAGGTCGAGGCCCGCTGGGAGGTCGACGGTGACACCGTCCGGCTGACCTTCACCGCCACCACCGACCGGGCGACGGTGGTCAACCTCAGCACGCACGCCTACGTCAACCTCGACGGCGGCGGCAGCGTCGACGACCACGAGCTCCGGGTCCCCGCCACGGCCTTCCTCCCGGTCGACACGACCGGGGTGCCGCTCGGCGAGCACGCCCCGGTGGACGGCACGCCCTTCGACCTGCGCGAGCCGCGCCGGGTCGGCGACGTCGCCCGCGACCCGCACCCGCAGGTCGCCGCCGGGCAGGGTCTCGACCACGACCTGGTCGTCGACGGCGAGGGGGAACGGGTCGTCGCCGAGGTCGTCTCGGCGCGTACGCGGACCCGGCTGCGGGTCCTCGCCGACCGGCCCGGACTGCAGGTCTACACCGGCAACTTCCTCGACGGCAGCGTCGTGGGCCGCGACGGGGCGCTGCTGCGCCAGGGCGACGGGCTCGCCCTCGAGCCGCAGCTGCACCCCGACACCCCGAACCACGAGGGCGAGCCGGGTTGGCCGTCCGCGGTGCTGCGGCCGGGGGAGACGTACCGGACCTCGATCGCGTGGGAGCTCTCCGCCCTCTGA